A single Leptospira barantonii DNA region contains:
- a CDS encoding ligase-associated DNA damage response exonuclease, translating into MEMIVLTDAGLYVPQADVYVDPWKGVPRAILTHAHSDHTRKGSRHYLCAESGLSLTKERLGKNSNIETLRYGQAVYRNGVKISLHSAGHILGSAQVRIEYNGKITVVSGDYKTVPDPTCEPIEILRCDTFLSEATFAKPYYAWEKPEFVFQNILNYILDNREQDEITVLYGYSLGKAQRILKGLSIAAENSGVILDFFVHDSILSMNERYKESGILLPKTESLSEFKGESKNPFVLIAPPGSSIPNGRSKKIRSAFCSGWMQLSKNRKSGSFHKGFVLSDHADWNELIHTIESTGAEEILLTHGDTKDIVRFLSDQGKNAKTLKTKFHSEESGESLDSR; encoded by the coding sequence ATGGAAATGATCGTTCTTACCGATGCGGGTCTTTACGTTCCACAAGCGGACGTTTACGTAGATCCGTGGAAAGGTGTTCCCAGAGCGATTTTAACGCACGCACATTCCGATCATACTCGAAAGGGTTCCCGTCATTATCTCTGCGCGGAAAGCGGACTTTCTCTTACCAAAGAACGTTTGGGGAAGAATTCCAACATAGAAACTCTTCGTTACGGCCAAGCCGTGTATCGAAACGGGGTCAAGATCAGTCTTCATTCCGCCGGTCATATCCTCGGTTCGGCTCAGGTAAGAATCGAATACAACGGTAAGATCACCGTCGTCAGCGGAGATTACAAAACCGTTCCCGATCCGACCTGTGAACCGATCGAAATTCTGAGATGCGACACATTTCTTTCCGAAGCGACCTTTGCAAAACCGTATTACGCTTGGGAAAAACCGGAATTCGTATTTCAGAATATTCTAAATTACATTTTGGACAACCGAGAGCAGGACGAGATCACCGTTCTTTACGGATATTCCTTGGGAAAGGCGCAGAGAATTCTCAAGGGTCTTTCGATCGCGGCGGAAAACTCGGGCGTCATTTTGGATTTTTTCGTTCATGATTCCATTCTTTCCATGAACGAAAGATATAAGGAATCCGGAATCCTTTTGCCGAAAACCGAAAGTTTATCCGAGTTCAAAGGAGAATCCAAAAATCCTTTCGTTTTGATCGCACCTCCGGGTTCTTCGATCCCCAATGGTCGTTCGAAAAAAATTCGAAGCGCGTTTTGTTCGGGTTGGATGCAACTTTCCAAAAATAGAAAGAGTGGAAGTTTTCACAAAGGTTTTGTGCTTTCCGATCACGCGGATTGGAACGAGTTGATTCATACGATCGAATCCACCGGCGCCGAGGAAATTCTCCTTACGCATGGAGATACAAAAGACATAGTTCGTTTTCTTTCCGATCAAGGGAAGAATGCAAAAACTCTGAAAACGAAATTTCATTCCGAGGAATCGGGAGAATCCTTAGATTCCCGATAA
- a CDS encoding uracil-DNA glycosylase: protein MSKEEKLRRLNLVQSEVSACKLCKLHTTRTQTVFGEGNPDSEVVFIGEGPGKQEDLTGRPFVGRAGELLTRIIEKGMGVPRESVYIANIVKCRPTLDMMFEKDRPPEEEETRACAPYLLRQLEIIQPKVIVTLGNPSTRFILNTKEGITKLRGNWGAFFGIPVMPTYHPSFVIRNGGENSPLKREVWEDIKKVMDLLGWKRPS, encoded by the coding sequence ATGAGCAAAGAAGAAAAACTGAGAAGGTTAAACCTCGTTCAATCCGAGGTTTCCGCTTGTAAACTCTGCAAACTCCACACGACTCGAACTCAAACCGTTTTCGGGGAAGGCAATCCGGATTCGGAAGTCGTTTTTATCGGGGAGGGCCCCGGCAAACAAGAGGATCTCACCGGCCGTCCTTTCGTGGGCAGAGCCGGTGAACTTCTGACAAGAATCATAGAAAAGGGAATGGGTGTTCCGAGAGAATCGGTTTACATCGCGAATATCGTAAAGTGTAGACCGACCCTCGATATGATGTTCGAAAAGGACAGACCGCCCGAAGAAGAGGAAACGCGCGCTTGTGCTCCGTATCTTTTGAGACAACTCGAAATCATTCAACCGAAAGTGATTGTTACATTAGGAAATCCTTCTACAAGATTTATCTTAAATACGAAGGAAGGAATCACCAAACTCAGAGGAAACTGGGGAGCTTTTTTCGGAATTCCGGTGATGCCTACGTATCATCCGAGTTTTGTGATTCGTAACGGTGGGGAGAATAGTCCTCTCAAACGCGAAGTCTGGGAGGACATCAAGAAGGTTATGGATTTGCTGGGGTGGAAGAGGCCTTCGTAA
- a CDS encoding alpha/beta hydrolase, with protein MKLTKTISTSIAALLIALLFSCTRYVVITEQKFTSQTANIAPNVYLTTFSYENSSYPPVLLVDPVFINKKALYLGDKSGLIGVLNGNGFSVWLLHFEDHKSVNLKDIGENLIPDVISRIQKVTGKKEYILGGVSLGGQAVLHSFKAKKIPDISKAFFLGTGMDYKYNDSFIEQMKTEKRFGTDLSVSCKNKDSFCKRFISFDADDPTTLFVYQNLFNYLPALEENPKTWESFESTNFPSLFIGGRIDNVSPTESIHPVYKRKKGKKEYWEAGRDNGMSIDYDHLGLFAYEDAPSDIYQRIADWLKEKEVEITKASSTPANP; from the coding sequence ATGAAACTCACAAAAACAATATCGACTTCGATCGCCGCACTTCTGATCGCGCTTCTTTTCAGTTGCACACGTTATGTGGTCATTACGGAACAGAAATTCACGTCACAAACCGCGAACATCGCTCCGAACGTTTACTTAACTACTTTCTCATACGAGAATTCTTCCTATCCTCCCGTACTTTTGGTGGATCCGGTGTTCATCAACAAAAAGGCTTTGTATCTCGGAGACAAATCCGGGTTGATCGGGGTTCTGAACGGAAACGGATTTTCGGTTTGGCTTCTTCATTTCGAAGATCATAAATCCGTAAACTTAAAGGATATAGGGGAGAATCTGATTCCGGACGTAATCTCAAGAATTCAAAAAGTTACCGGCAAAAAGGAATACATCCTCGGAGGAGTTTCCCTCGGAGGTCAGGCCGTATTACATTCTTTTAAAGCGAAGAAAATTCCGGATATTTCCAAAGCGTTCTTTCTCGGAACGGGAATGGATTACAAATACAACGATAGTTTTATCGAACAGATGAAAACCGAAAAAAGATTCGGAACCGACCTAAGCGTTTCCTGCAAAAACAAGGACAGCTTTTGCAAACGATTCATCTCCTTCGACGCGGACGATCCCACAACTCTATTCGTATATCAGAATCTTTTTAACTACTTACCGGCCCTTGAGGAAAATCCGAAAACCTGGGAGTCGTTCGAGTCCACGAACTTCCCTTCTCTTTTTATCGGAGGAAGAATCGACAACGTATCTCCGACCGAAAGTATTCATCCGGTTTATAAAAGAAAAAAAGGGAAAAAGGAATATTGGGAAGCGGGAAGAGACAACGGAATGTCGATCGACTACGATCACTTGGGACTTTTCGCATACGAAGACGCACCTTCCGATATCTATCAAAGAATCGCCGACTGGCTCAAGGAAAAAGAAGTCGAGATTACGAAGGCCTCTTCCACCCCAGCAAATCCATAA
- a CDS encoding alpha/beta hydrolase, with product MNANIRRTFLILFLGIFLSQCKASIQLQGEMHHPKTEDGWDLTLEHFPPLAGHAPKKYPVILCHGLIANRTYLKINEKSSIVGRLQKEGYDVWLLDLRGRRDAGYPSLFFGDKTFSYSMDDYIQYDVDTAIKHVLNATGKDKVNWIGHSMGGMIVYGRVGSLGEKRIANFVAIGSPAIMDPPSAAIKRWGSLTWLMNLWPVVPTETWAGLQGGTGIPFLPQKSFEELFWHKANIDSSVLSGVKTTSINPGAKKEILQFKDLSESGEIRSLDHKISYTNGLKNIKIPTLFVAGRRDKLGMSYSLRYAYDTISSEDKSLFIASRSNNHSDDYGHTDLIVGKNADRDVFTPIVSWLDKRN from the coding sequence ATGAACGCGAATATCCGAAGAACTTTTCTGATTCTTTTCCTGGGAATTTTTCTTTCCCAATGTAAGGCGAGCATTCAGCTTCAAGGCGAAATGCATCATCCTAAAACCGAAGACGGTTGGGATTTGACTCTCGAACATTTTCCTCCTTTGGCCGGTCACGCGCCTAAAAAATATCCGGTCATCTTATGCCATGGATTGATCGCAAATAGAACGTATTTAAAGATCAACGAGAAGAGTTCCATCGTCGGAAGACTTCAAAAAGAAGGTTACGACGTTTGGTTGTTGGATCTGAGAGGAAGAAGGGACGCAGGTTATCCTTCCCTGTTTTTCGGGGATAAAACGTTTTCTTACAGCATGGACGATTACATCCAATACGACGTAGATACTGCCATCAAACACGTGTTAAACGCAACCGGAAAGGACAAGGTCAACTGGATCGGTCATAGTATGGGCGGAATGATCGTATACGGAAGAGTGGGAAGTCTCGGCGAAAAAAGAATCGCGAACTTCGTTGCGATCGGTTCTCCGGCGATCATGGATCCTCCGAGCGCCGCAATCAAACGATGGGGTTCTCTTACTTGGTTGATGAACCTTTGGCCCGTCGTTCCCACCGAAACTTGGGCGGGACTTCAAGGCGGAACCGGAATTCCTTTTCTTCCTCAGAAATCGTTCGAAGAACTTTTCTGGCATAAGGCGAATATAGATTCTTCCGTTCTTTCCGGAGTAAAAACGACTTCGATCAATCCCGGAGCGAAAAAGGAAATTCTTCAGTTCAAAGACCTCTCGGAAAGCGGCGAGATCCGAAGTCTGGATCATAAGATTTCTTATACGAACGGACTGAAGAATATCAAAATTCCAACCTTGTTCGTCGCGGGTAGAAGGGATAAACTCGGAATGTCTTATTCTCTTCGTTACGCATACGATACGATTTCTTCCGAAGACAAATCCCTTTTTATCGCTTCGAGATCGAACAATCATTCCGACGATTACGGTCATACGGATCTGATCGTAGGGAAGAATGCGGACAGGGACGTATTTACGCCGATCGTCTCGTGGCTGGATAAAAGAAACTAA
- the msrA gene encoding peptide-methionine (S)-S-oxide reductase MsrA, with protein sequence MEQATLGGGCFWCLEAVYQMVEGVESIVSGYSAGHIQNPDYRSVCSGSTGHAEVVQITFDPKIITYSDILEIFWICHDPTTLNRQGNDSGTQYRSIILYHSPEQKKQAEESIQKAASHFSDPIVTQVEALKEFYPAENYHQNYFRTNPDQAYCHYVVKPKIDKYLKTGFKVKRVNS encoded by the coding sequence ATGGAACAAGCAACATTAGGCGGCGGTTGTTTTTGGTGTCTCGAAGCGGTGTATCAGATGGTGGAAGGAGTGGAATCCATCGTATCCGGATATTCCGCAGGACATATTCAAAATCCCGATTATAGATCCGTATGTTCCGGAAGCACGGGACACGCGGAAGTCGTTCAAATCACGTTCGATCCGAAAATCATAACCTATTCGGACATACTCGAAATCTTTTGGATCTGTCACGACCCGACTACGTTAAACCGACAAGGAAACGATTCGGGAACCCAGTATCGATCGATCATTCTCTATCATTCTCCCGAACAAAAAAAACAGGCGGAAGAATCGATCCAAAAAGCGGCTTCACATTTTTCGGATCCGATCGTGACTCAAGTGGAGGCTCTCAAGGAATTTTATCCGGCGGAGAATTATCATCAAAATTATTTCAGAACGAATCCCGATCAGGCTTATTGTCATTACGTGGTGAAACCGAAGATCGACAAATATCTCAAAACAGGTTTTAAGGTGAAACGCGTAAATTCCTGA
- a CDS encoding outer membrane beta-barrel protein, producing the protein MTQKKNLSRLETVFSIFLIYFVLGVVSVDSQEKKETGTLTQPNSVDKDKERDKNESEDDEEEFQSKDEVEKSEKVLKKSEQSSSKEKKEEDNKHHPVFGFFVDSYYAHNPYRPNSRDNKYLTQPARWDEININLAYIDGKVETDRYRGRVAFQFGNSVNANYKNEVSTGKNSNELSVRNIQEAYAGVKLAKNLWLDGGIYFGNIGLESWISHNNWNYSRALALDYVPYYSSGFRLSYQYSDKLSFQLHLMNGWSNITETNRDKAIGTQIDYKVTDKFKITHNTFVGNEAPDNQPRQTRYYNNIILQYHFTKHFIVAGSGDVGIQRVPDPGVRAYRQWYHATFWITWRPVEEFRTSLRLERMYDPEQTIIQTGTRNGFLTSGATMTFDYIPNENALVRLEGRYFRSYDPVFDRDKSKSKEEKFIVFAVTIKI; encoded by the coding sequence ATGACACAAAAAAAGAATCTTTCACGGTTAGAAACAGTATTTTCGATTTTTCTTATATACTTTGTGCTCGGCGTCGTTTCGGTCGATTCTCAGGAAAAAAAAGAAACCGGAACACTGACACAACCGAACTCGGTCGACAAGGACAAGGAGCGGGACAAAAACGAAAGCGAAGACGACGAAGAAGAATTTCAATCCAAAGACGAAGTGGAAAAAAGCGAAAAGGTTCTTAAAAAATCGGAACAATCTTCCTCGAAAGAAAAGAAAGAAGAGGATAACAAACATCATCCCGTGTTCGGATTTTTCGTGGATTCTTATTACGCGCACAATCCGTATCGGCCGAATTCAAGAGACAACAAATATCTGACCCAACCCGCGCGTTGGGACGAGATCAACATCAACCTCGCGTATATCGACGGTAAGGTGGAAACGGATCGATACAGAGGACGTGTTGCGTTTCAATTCGGAAACTCCGTGAACGCAAACTACAAAAACGAAGTCAGTACCGGAAAAAATTCGAACGAACTTTCGGTAAGAAACATTCAAGAAGCGTACGCGGGTGTGAAACTCGCAAAAAATCTCTGGCTCGACGGAGGAATTTATTTCGGAAACATAGGATTGGAAAGTTGGATTTCGCATAACAACTGGAACTACTCAAGAGCCTTGGCCCTGGATTACGTTCCATATTATTCGAGCGGTTTTCGTCTTTCGTATCAATATTCGGATAAACTATCGTTTCAACTTCATCTGATGAACGGTTGGTCCAATATCACCGAAACGAACCGGGATAAGGCGATCGGAACGCAGATCGACTACAAGGTTACGGATAAATTCAAGATCACGCACAACACGTTCGTAGGCAACGAGGCGCCGGACAACCAACCGCGCCAAACAAGATATTACAATAACATAATACTTCAATATCACTTTACGAAACATTTCATCGTCGCAGGATCGGGCGACGTGGGGATTCAACGCGTTCCGGATCCGGGAGTACGCGCGTATAGACAATGGTATCACGCGACTTTTTGGATCACTTGGAGACCGGTCGAAGAGTTTAGAACCTCTCTTCGTTTGGAAAGAATGTACGACCCCGAACAAACGATCATACAAACCGGAACCAGAAACGGATTTTTAACTTCTGGAGCGACGATGACCTTCGATTATATTCCGAACGAAAACGCGCTCGTTAGACTGGAAGGAAGATACTTTCGTTCTTACGATCCGGTTTTTGATCGGGATAAATCGAAATCCAAAGAGGAAAAATTCATCGTCTTTGCAGTCACGATCAAAATTTAA
- a CDS encoding DMT family transporter, giving the protein MKSFKPYLFLIFFALITGVTFEVAKQALYYFSAAQTGAFRFVIAVVFMFAFVYFTDKKLLKVDSGNLKSLILLGVVGVFGFNSFYFLGMRKASTVNGAIIIALGPAITAFLSYFLLRTRITLIHYLGTLVSFIGVLLVISDGRLSALKSILEGEGILYIFLAAVCWAFYSVGIKKYLKGVSTIQITAYTSLFGMISLVVFLLFMEGWNPNIFSFPFQAWLAILYMAIFTAFLGYLFWNYGIQEVGPDKAAVFGNLIPVVAMFTAWSLGETPNLFDILGTFFVILGIFVVNSKAKKIQTSPDIKTSTVN; this is encoded by the coding sequence ATGAAATCCTTTAAACCGTATCTTTTTCTGATCTTTTTTGCGCTGATTACGGGGGTCACTTTCGAAGTCGCAAAACAAGCTCTGTATTATTTCAGCGCGGCCCAAACCGGCGCGTTTCGTTTTGTGATCGCAGTCGTCTTTATGTTTGCGTTCGTCTATTTTACGGATAAAAAACTTCTCAAAGTCGATTCGGGAAATCTGAAAAGTCTGATTCTTTTGGGAGTCGTGGGCGTGTTCGGATTCAACTCGTTTTACTTTTTGGGAATGAGAAAGGCGTCCACGGTCAACGGCGCGATCATCATAGCTCTCGGCCCGGCGATCACGGCCTTTCTTTCCTATTTTCTTTTAAGAACCAGAATCACTCTGATTCATTACTTAGGAACGTTAGTCTCCTTTATCGGCGTTTTGTTGGTGATTTCGGACGGACGTTTGAGCGCTCTAAAAAGTATTTTGGAAGGAGAGGGAATTCTTTACATATTCCTCGCCGCGGTATGTTGGGCCTTTTACTCCGTGGGAATCAAAAAATATCTCAAAGGAGTTTCCACGATTCAGATCACCGCCTACACGTCGTTATTCGGTATGATTTCCCTCGTCGTGTTTCTACTTTTTATGGAAGGATGGAACCCGAACATATTCTCCTTTCCGTTCCAGGCATGGCTCGCCATTCTTTATATGGCGATCTTCACGGCGTTCTTAGGTTATCTTTTTTGGAACTACGGCATCCAAGAAGTCGGTCCGGACAAGGCCGCGGTTTTCGGAAATCTGATTCCGGTTGTCGCGATGTTCACCGCTTGGTCCTTGGGTGAAACTCCGAATCTATTCGATATTCTCGGTACCTTTTTTGTGATCCTGGGAATCTTCGTCGTAAATTCTAAAGCGAAAAAAATTCAAACGAGTCCCGATATAAAAACTTCAACCGTGAATTGA
- a CDS encoding MerR family transcriptional regulator, producing the protein MNASFSISTISEMTHFTPHTLRYYEKVGILPKPERNHGKDRMYSQKDINYLKCIKTLKELNMPLEDIKEFIKEGCLLDKISKGENLKPPLNKRIRILTAHLKTLEQKKKDLEATIKLTKNKIKEYDTLLSKEEHLE; encoded by the coding sequence ATGAACGCTTCATTCAGCATTTCCACAATCTCGGAGATGACTCACTTCACGCCGCATACTCTTCGTTACTACGAAAAAGTGGGAATTCTACCCAAACCGGAAAGAAACCACGGCAAGGATAGAATGTATTCGCAAAAGGATATCAACTATCTGAAGTGTATCAAAACTCTGAAGGAACTCAATATGCCTTTGGAGGACATCAAGGAATTCATCAAAGAAGGTTGTCTTTTGGATAAGATTTCCAAAGGAGAAAATTTAAAACCTCCCTTGAACAAAAGAATTCGGATTCTCACCGCGCACCTCAAGACTTTGGAACAAAAAAAGAAGGACCTTGAGGCGACGATCAAACTCACCAAAAACAAAATTAAGGAATATGACACTCTTCTTTCCAAGGAGGAACATTTAGAATGA
- a CDS encoding acyl-CoA dehydrogenase family protein, producing MIQNNYFSDTQDIQDHFDHILPWTEIILDYENEFSDAENGGPTNPSEAKEYYKTVLETVGDLAGNILSPHVAELDREGLRFKDGKVEFPPKMLELVSKVVEAGVQAYGFSRKYGGLGVPWSVKSFISEIFYRVDASLAIAVGCVNLAEILERHATQAMKDEWIPRLAAGEFVCAMGLTEPDHGSDLPNLRTKATKDENGNWVLNGTKRFITHGCGFGDTPAVLLTLARSGEVGSGARGLSFFLVQSPDVQIAGIEHKLGLHCSPTCEVVFENSPGLLIGEEGYGLIKYTMGMLNGARMGIAQQSTGLATAAYYEALKYAKERIQFGKPLIEIPAVKKIIDRIERETYAMRCLTLEGSRVMDRYYWRALRLEKQGASEKEAKNDTVVRYWEKIANVLTPISKFYCSESCLKVVSDALQVHGGSGYTEDYDIARIYRDARITTIYDGTSQIQINASIGGITSGLTHTFGEYLSELVNQLDSSLAHKLFHGFQELVGLYKDLPGREDKDTYAEEIVFTCSRVLAGILLELSCRRLPEDRKQTRLKHAKDYHLDTLSVLEGNLAKLKEVSGVLA from the coding sequence ATGATTCAGAACAATTACTTTTCCGATACGCAAGACATCCAAGATCATTTCGATCACATTCTCCCTTGGACCGAAATCATACTCGATTACGAAAACGAATTCTCCGACGCCGAAAACGGAGGACCGACAAATCCATCGGAAGCAAAAGAATATTATAAAACCGTTTTGGAAACCGTCGGCGACTTAGCCGGAAACATTCTTTCTCCTCACGTTGCGGAACTGGATCGTGAAGGGCTTCGATTCAAAGACGGAAAGGTGGAATTCCCACCCAAGATGCTCGAGCTCGTTTCCAAAGTGGTCGAAGCGGGAGTTCAAGCCTATGGATTCTCCAGAAAATACGGCGGACTCGGCGTACCTTGGAGCGTGAAATCATTTATTTCTGAAATTTTTTACAGAGTGGACGCGTCACTCGCCATTGCCGTGGGATGTGTGAACCTCGCCGAAATTTTGGAACGTCATGCGACACAGGCCATGAAGGACGAATGGATTCCGCGTTTAGCCGCGGGTGAATTCGTATGTGCGATGGGACTTACCGAACCCGATCACGGTTCCGATCTTCCGAATCTCAGAACGAAGGCGACCAAGGATGAGAATGGAAATTGGGTGCTCAACGGAACCAAACGATTCATCACACACGGTTGCGGATTCGGAGATACGCCCGCGGTCTTGTTGACTCTGGCTCGTTCCGGCGAAGTCGGTTCGGGCGCGAGAGGACTTTCTTTTTTTCTCGTTCAAAGTCCGGACGTACAAATCGCGGGAATCGAACATAAACTCGGACTTCATTGTTCTCCCACTTGCGAAGTAGTATTCGAAAATTCTCCGGGATTATTGATCGGGGAAGAAGGTTATGGCCTCATCAAATATACGATGGGAATGTTGAACGGAGCGAGAATGGGAATCGCACAACAATCGACGGGACTTGCCACCGCGGCATATTACGAAGCTCTAAAATACGCAAAGGAAAGAATTCAATTCGGAAAACCTCTTATAGAAATTCCGGCGGTTAAAAAAATCATCGATCGAATCGAAAGAGAAACCTACGCGATGCGATGTTTGACCTTGGAAGGATCCAGAGTAATGGATCGTTATTATTGGAGAGCGCTTCGATTGGAAAAACAAGGAGCGAGCGAAAAAGAAGCGAAGAACGATACGGTTGTTCGTTATTGGGAAAAGATCGCGAACGTGCTGACTCCGATAAGCAAATTCTATTGTTCCGAATCCTGTTTGAAAGTCGTGAGCGACGCGCTTCAAGTGCACGGTGGTTCGGGTTATACCGAAGACTACGACATCGCGAGAATTTATCGTGACGCGAGAATCACAACGATCTACGACGGAACTTCCCAGATTCAGATCAACGCGAGTATCGGAGGAATCACGTCCGGATTGACTCATACTTTCGGAGAATATCTTTCCGAGCTTGTCAATCAGTTGGATTCTTCCTTGGCTCATAAACTCTTTCATGGGTTTCAAGAACTGGTCGGTCTTTACAAGGATCTCCCCGGAAGAGAGGACAAGGATACATACGCGGAAGAAATCGTTTTTACTTGTTCCAGGGTATTGGCCGGAATTCTACTCGAACTTTCTTGCAGAAGACTTCCCGAAGATAGAAAACAAACAAGACTCAAACACGCGAAGGATTATCATCTCGATACTCTTTCCGTATTGGAAGGGAATCTTGCAAAGTTGAAAGAGGTAAGCGGGGTTCTCGCATAA
- a CDS encoding CatB-related O-acetyltransferase, with translation MQNPNSFGPDPLSPYPFPEYPRIGFLKNFIRSTLIEVGDYTYYDDPSGPDNFERENVLYHYDFRGDKLVIGKFCAIATGAKFIMNGANHVMNAFSTYPFAIFSKGWERVMPKPEDFPNKGDTIVGNDVWIGTNAVILPGIKIGDGAIIGAYSVVSKDVPAYSIVAGNPARVVRERFSPEVKEKLLRLKWWDWSAEKITNSLEFLTSLDFKKLDDFV, from the coding sequence ATGCAAAATCCGAATTCTTTCGGACCCGATCCCTTGTCTCCTTATCCGTTTCCCGAATATCCGAGAATCGGCTTTCTCAAAAATTTTATCCGATCCACTCTCATCGAAGTGGGGGATTATACATACTACGACGATCCGAGCGGTCCGGATAATTTTGAACGGGAGAATGTACTGTATCATTACGATTTTCGAGGAGATAAACTCGTGATCGGAAAATTCTGCGCGATCGCCACCGGAGCAAAGTTCATCATGAACGGAGCCAATCACGTAATGAACGCGTTCTCCACGTATCCGTTTGCGATCTTTTCAAAAGGATGGGAACGGGTTATGCCGAAGCCGGAGGATTTTCCTAACAAAGGAGATACGATCGTAGGCAACGACGTTTGGATCGGAACCAACGCGGTGATTCTACCCGGAATCAAAATCGGAGACGGGGCGATCATCGGAGCTTATTCCGTGGTCTCCAAAGACGTTCCCGCGTATTCGATCGTCGCCGGAAATCCTGCTCGAGTCGTTCGAGAAAGATTTTCACCCGAAGTAAAAGAGAAACTTTTACGATTGAAGTGGTGGGATTGGAGCGCCGAAAAGATCACGAACTCTTTAGAGTTTTTGACGAGCCTCGATTTTAAAAAATTGGATGACTTCGTTTAA
- a CDS encoding SDR family NAD(P)-dependent oxidoreductase — protein sequence MKYKLALITGASGGLGKEFSKHLAEQGTDLILTDLSSASLKPVQADLEKSYGIKVEIVPADLSVSEGREKIVSHIIRKKSKPDLLINNAGLGYIGDFSNEPDASFLTTIRVNVEGLVHLTRKILPLFLENGKGRIINVASTASFQPVPYFTIYAATKVFVLYFTEGLSRELKGSGVGVHAVCPGPIRTPFFTKAFPSGFWTPDFIWLTPPQVVRAAFSGAEKNKTVIVVGFVNQIQNFLTSIVPRSFSAWAGSKLFSMGKDRKN from the coding sequence ATGAAATACAAACTCGCGTTGATTACCGGAGCTTCCGGCGGACTTGGAAAGGAATTTTCCAAACATTTAGCGGAACAAGGAACCGATTTGATTCTCACCGATCTTTCTTCCGCTTCGCTCAAACCGGTCCAAGCCGACTTGGAAAAAAGTTATGGAATTAAAGTAGAGATCGTTCCTGCGGATCTTTCCGTTTCCGAAGGCAGGGAAAAAATCGTATCACATATTATTCGCAAAAAGTCGAAACCCGATCTTCTCATAAACAACGCGGGGCTAGGTTATATCGGCGATTTTTCAAACGAACCCGATGCGAGTTTTTTAACCACGATCCGAGTTAACGTGGAAGGTTTGGTTCATCTCACTCGTAAAATTCTTCCCTTATTTTTGGAAAACGGAAAAGGGAGAATCATAAACGTAGCTTCGACGGCTTCTTTTCAACCGGTTCCGTATTTTACGATTTATGCGGCTACAAAGGTTTTCGTTTTGTACTTCACGGAAGGTTTAAGCAGAGAACTCAAAGGAAGTGGGGTCGGAGTTCACGCGGTTTGTCCGGGGCCGATTCGAACTCCGTTTTTTACCAAAGCGTTCCCGAGCGGATTTTGGACTCCAGATTTTATCTGGCTCACTCCGCCTCAGGTCGTTCGAGCCGCGTTTTCCGGCGCGGAAAAAAATAAAACCGTGATCGTAGTCGGTTTTGTGAATCAAATCCAAAACTTTCTGACTTCGATCGTGCCGAGAAGTTTCTCTGCTTGGGCCGGTTCCAAACTATTCTCCATGGGAAAGGACAGAAAGAACTAA